The Paramisgurnus dabryanus chromosome 3, PD_genome_1.1, whole genome shotgun sequence genome includes a window with the following:
- the LOC135768489 gene encoding uncharacterized protein codes for MMPLTGDELMCPKFQPNIFDSTRCHDCLRQKHLHNCSPEHTSEPNTAATQIKKKDTSAKEDSDVLSVVSSYCDVSRRGRGFEDSSLCILSPDCDLYLCDGDDDQSSDSQCEDSIYSSSAGFEEDSSLLHYPLSHCRMTRLDLSPHRTNPRGWTEVMANDRDGFKNFSFSQGSVNEKRDRESGYFSLGKSAGIRTVHDKRAPSPYRHSERGHPLPSSKSPELKATIPFRNPDLGVPSERRTSEFQNPELTNCTPNFTPEPVDLSAEVEVLAGPRSLSPTPFKQAESLNTSNQRSQRNPQPSLYRQQGTLSSSQRSSSLSRSSSPGRSTSPFRRGESTSSLNTVGIRSGNFTQGREQVSSTPAWNSCSTGLQKNFRSIASTVGMVSSVSKSASYMDLRGSLRNSENNNSHAGSTVNHGRSSPNRQSYRGSGQTAPWKTESPSYKENHNRQSSPHTSRRHDVRSQSPKGRKETNSSSSQIQEGRRSASPVRKGYGTLSQSEKTYMSKEGYYNKESPLPSRKSNGTQIQPSPKKSEAKSSLHSYNRDSRHSSPSRGHHHELSLRKTKTSQLSSNCGTKSRSSSPLRWGNDNPSQSLPRKSEIAQRSSVSTLRHDPVGHTPLRNTMSDRTDFTSYVKSSMSTKSQRESNPPLDHWRGSTHSLQSVSRSSSPSRHISEKKPLSSPHKSPRIAWETSQDVSKRSSVKQDREIKSFTPNSRPSLSQKQSLSPQMQRHTSSQSSMDSESSHLSAGSSGLNREEYATMAHLPKVKTVFQREGSSHLERIKSQQRQELLFYKPASHSQSKAPNSEWDEPDEDRDSGRLSRAHSSSSLYTQRASSPTTEQIHSYRTPSRGSELKQKAHRPSVYFSCSVEQTDDESIQQACPHIFIQLSC; via the exons ATGATGCCTCTGACTGGTGATGAGCTCATGTGTCCGAAGTTCCAGCCCAACATCTTCGACTCCACCCGCTGCCATGACTGTTTACGACAGAAACACCTGCACAACTGTTCACCTGAACACACATCTGAACCCAACACAGCTGCTACACAAATTAAGAAGAAAGACACCAGCGCCAAG GAGGACTCAGATGTGCTGTCAGTGGTAAGCAGCTACTGTGATGTCAGCAGAAGGGGGCGTGGCTTTGAGGACAGTTCCCTCTGCATTTTGAGTCCCGACTGTGACCTGTACCTGTGTGACGGAGACGACGACCAAAGCTCAGACAG TCAGTGTGAAGATTCTATATACAGCAGCTCTGCTGGTTTTGAGGAAGACTCCAGCCTCCTTCATTATCCCTTATCTCACTGCAGAATGACCCGTTTGGATCTGTCACCACACCGGACGAACCCTCGTGGCTGGACAGAGGTCATGGCCAATGACcgtgatggttttaaaaacTTTAGTTTTTCTCAGG GTAGTGTGAATGAAAAGAGGGATAGAGAGAGTGGATATTTTTCTTTGGGAAAATCTGCAGGTATTAGAACTGTCCACGATAAAAGGGCTCCTTCTCCTTATCGCCATTCAGAGAGAGGTCATCCTCTTCCAAGCAGCAAAAGCCCGGAACTCAAAGCGACCATTCCATTTCGGAACCCGGATCTGGGTGTGCCTTCTGAAAGGAGAACCTCTGAGTTTCAGAATCCTGAACTGACAAACTGTACTCCAAACTTTACTCCAGAGCCAGTGGATCTCAGTGCAGAGGTAGAGGTCCTGGCTGGTCCCAGGTCTCTAAGTCCCACCCCTTTCAAACAAGCTGAATCTCTCAATACCTCTAACCAAAGAAGTCAACGAAATCCCCAGCCGTCTCTTTACCGGCAACAGGGAACTCTCAGCTCTTCCCAAAGAAGCTCCAGTCTTTCACGGTCCTCGTCTCCCGGTCGTAGTACCTCCCCGTTCAGACGGGGTGAGTCCACCTCCTCTCTAAACACAGTGGGTATTCGTTCTGGCAACTTCACACAGGGAAGAGAGCAGGTATCGAGCACTCCTGCATGGAATAGTTGCTCTACAGGCTTACAGAAAAACTTCAGATCAATTGCAAGCACTGTGGGCATGGTCAGTAGTGTCAGTAAATCAGCGTCTTACATGGATCTGAGAGGGTCGTTACGCAATTCTGAGAACAACAACTCCCATGCTGGGTCTACAGTAAACCATGGTAGGTCCTCCCCTAATAGACAGAGTTACAGAGGCTCTGGGCAAACTGCTCCTTGGAAAACGGAAAGCCCTTCGtataaagaaaatcataacagaCAGAGCTCCCCCCATACAAGTAGACGCCATGATGTAAGAAGCCAGTCCCCAAAAGGTAGAAAGGAGACAAATAGCTCTTCAAGTCAAATTCAAGAGGGTCGTCGTAGTGCATCTCCAGTCAGAAAGGGCTATGGAACCCTGAGCCAATCAGAGAAAACTTACATGTCTAAAGAGGGGTATTATAACAAAGAAAGCCCCCTGCCATCCAGGAAAAGCAATGGAACTCAGATTCAACCATCACCAAAAAAATCTGAGGCCAAGAGCTCCCTTCACAGCTACAACCGAGACAGTCGACACTCCTCCCCTAGTAGAGGTCATCACCATGAATTGTCGCTTCGTAAAACCAAAACAAGCCAGCTTTCCTCAAATTGTGGGACGAAGAGCCGCAGTTCCTCCCCCTTAAGGTGGGGAAATGACAATCCTAGCCAATCTTTACCTCGCAAATCAGAGATTGCCCAGCGCTCAAGTGTGTCTACACTGAGACACGACCCTGTAGGCCACACCCCTCTAAGGAACACAATGAGTGACAGAACAGACTTCACCTCTTATGTCAAAAGCAGCATGAGTACCAAATCACAACGTGAATCGAACCCTCCATTAGACCACTGGAGAGGCTCCACCCACTCTCTCCAGTCAGTCTCACGTAGCTCCTCCCCTTCACGCCACATCAGCGAGAAGAAACCATTGAGCTCTCCTCATAAATCTCCTCGTATTGCTTGGGAAACATCCCAAGATGTAAGTAAGAGGAGCAGTGTGAAGCAAGACCGGGAGATTAAAAGCTTCACCCCTAACAGTCGTCCATCACTGTCCCAAAAACAGAGCCTTTCACCTCAAATGCAAAGACACACCTCTTCTCAAAGCTCAATGGACTCTGAATCAAGTCATCTGTCAGCCGGGTCTTCAGGTTTAAACCGAGAGGAATACGCCACGATGGCTCACCTTCCTAAAGTTAAAACGGTCTTCCAGAGGGAGGGTTCCAGTCACTTGGAAAGAATCAAAAGCCAACAGAGACAGGAACTTCTGTTCTACAAACCAGCCAG TCACTCCCAAAGCAAAGCTCCTAACTCAGAATGGGATGAACCCGATGAAGACAGGGACAGTGGTAGACTCTCAAGAGCACACTCCTCTAGCTCTCTATATACACAG AGAGCAAGCAGTCCAACTACAGAGCAGATTCACTCGTACAGGACTCCATCCAGAGGATCCGAACTGAAACAG AAAGCACACAGACCGTCAGTGTATTTCTCCTGCAGTGTGGAGCAGACTGATGATGAATCCATCCAACAGGCATGTCCTCATATCTTTATTCAGCTCTCCTGTTAG